In a genomic window of Bacillota bacterium:
- a CDS encoding sulfurtransferase TusA family protein, whose protein sequence is MTPEELKAIQAQKVVDARGTSCPGPILAAKKGIVEVKPGEIMEVMATDTGTQKDLPAWSKKMGHEFLGALEEAGYWKLFVKRLK, encoded by the coding sequence ATGACACCGGAAGAGCTGAAAGCCATCCAGGCCCAGAAGGTTGTCGACGCCAGGGGCACCTCGTGCCCGGGACCGATCCTGGCGGCCAAGAAGGGGATCGTGGAAGTGAAGCCGGGCGAGATCATGGAGGTCATGGCCACCGACACCGGCACGCAGAAAGACCTGCCGGCCTGGTCCAAGAAGATGGGTCACGAGTTCCTCGGCGCGTTGGAAGAGGCCGGCTACTGGAAGTTGTTCGTGAAGAGGCTGAAGTAA
- a CDS encoding hydrogenase iron-sulfur subunit, with product MIAPVQEGQGFGPKILAFSTNNISDPGIDLAGSSHMHYSPSVVVISVPCTSGIKPGWVRYAIERGFDGVFIAADGDECALLSDCSVRTSHIVAEAQELLKEGGYEPQRLKMAAICSVCAEPFTNYMREFSASLAKLGPARKG from the coding sequence ATGATCGCGCCGGTCCAAGAAGGGCAGGGTTTTGGGCCCAAGATCCTGGCCTTCTCCACCAACAACATCTCCGACCCCGGCATCGACCTGGCCGGGAGTTCGCACATGCACTACTCCCCGAGTGTGGTCGTAATCAGCGTCCCCTGTACCAGTGGCATCAAGCCCGGCTGGGTGCGGTACGCCATCGAGCGGGGCTTCGACGGGGTGTTCATCGCCGCCGACGGGGATGAATGTGCCTTGCTCTCCGACTGCTCGGTGCGGACTTCCCATATCGTGGCCGAGGCGCAGGAACTGCTGAAAGAGGGCGGCTACGAGCCGCAGCGGCTGAAGATGGCCGCCATCTGCTCGGTCTGCGCCGAGCCGTTTACCAACTACATGCGGGAGTTCTCGGCCTCGCTAGCCAAGCTTGGACCCGCCAGGAAGGGATAG